One stretch of Excalfactoria chinensis isolate bCotChi1 chromosome 2, bCotChi1.hap2, whole genome shotgun sequence DNA includes these proteins:
- the PENK gene encoding proenkephalin-A, whose product MALLLRLGCSLLALSTCLLPRARADCGRDCAACAYRLGPRADIHPLACTLECEGKLPSAKAWETCKELLQLTKLDLSEDGNAAPGDKKELDENHLLAKKYGGFMKRYGGFMKKMDELYHPEAEDEANGGEILAKRYGGFMKKDSDDDALANSSDLLKELLGAGDNPEAAHYRGINENDGDVSKRYGGFMRSIKRSPELEDEAKELQKRYGGFMRRVGRPEWWLDYQKRYGGFLKRFANSILPSEEDGETYSKEVPEMEKRYGGFMRF is encoded by the exons ATGGCGTTGCTGCTGCGGCTCGGCTGCTCGCTGCTGGCTCTCAGCACCTGCCTGCTGCCGCGGGCGCGGGCGGACTGCGGGCGGGACTGCGCGGCCTGCGCCTACCGCCTGGGGCCCCGCGCCGACATCCACCCGCTG GCATGTACACTAGAATGTGAAGGAAAGCTGCCTTCTGCCAAGGCCTGGGAGacctgcaaggagctgctgcagctgacaaAGCTGGACCTGTCTGAGGATGGAAACGCTGCTCCAGGAGACAAAAAGGAGTTGGATGAGAACCATCTGCTTGCCAAGAAATATGGGGGCTTCATGAAGAGATATGGAGGATTCATGAAGAAAATGGATGAGCTGTACCACCCAGAGGCAGAGGATGAAGCTAACGGAGGAGAGATCCTGGCTAAGAGGTACGGAGGGTTCATGAAGAAGGACTCAGATGACGATGCCCTGGCTAATTCCTCTGATCTGCTGAAGGAGCTTTTAGGAGCAGGGGATAACCCCGAAGCGGCGCATTACCGaggaataaatgaaaatgatggAGACGTCAGCAAAAGATACGGCGGTTTCATGAGAAGCATAAAGCGCAGTCCAGAACTGGAAGATGAAGCCAAAGAGCTGCAAAAGAGATACGGTGGTTTCATGAGAAGAGTGGGCAGGCCAGAGTGGTGGCTGGATTACCAGAAACGGTACGGCGGGTTTCTCAAGCGCTTCGCCAATTCCATTCTCCCTTCAGAAGAAGATGGGGAAACTTATTCCAAAGAGGTCccagagatggaaaagagaTACGGTGGATTTATGAGATTTTAA